GTGGATGCTCATCAAATCTATTAGCTTTGTCCTGTGAAGGCTGTGAGAACTACTGTTTTTTCCAAATTGTCTCAAATTTAATGCCTCAACACTGATATTTCTGTTTTATGTTATGTAATGCACGTCTCCCTTATTTTTTGTAACAAAGAGATGTTGTAGTTTGTTGATAGTTAGCAGTGCTCTTGATTCTTCCCACTGCTGTTGTATCACATGTGCATTTGATTCCTCATGTCCAGTTGCCAAGGTAGCAGATGCAAACACAAATTAGATGAGCTTTGCAGAAGGTTTTGGGGATCCTTTAGAACAAAAGTCCCAGAGAAACACAAAGTCTTCTTTAGAACATAATTTATCAGTCTAGCCAAAAGCAGTGTGGGAGTTTGGTTTAGTGCTTgcagctgttttattttaaaatccactTTCTGCAAATTTAGAGGCACTTGTGATATTGTAAAGATGTTGAACAGCGTGACAGCCTTTCGGTCAAAataggttttatttatttatctgatTATTAACTCCTTTTCACCTCCCTCTTCTAATAAAAGGGCATCCATTTGTgggatttaatttaattaatttgtgGGATTGGAATTGCCTGAACTGTAGTCCTGTGTCACAGCTGAGCCTTTTGGAGCCTTCCTAGCCAGGGAACATGGAGGACAGCTTTGACTCTGTATTTCTTTTGGATGTAGCAGATATATTCATGTTAATTAGTTACACTTCGAATTTACAAGCATCCTGGTATTATCACAATATAAATTTCAATGCTTCGAAAGAACATTACAGCAGAATTGCATAAGTATGTCCTAAATAACAGCCTCTAAACGAAATGTCTCTTATTGAGctttttaatgtgaatttttcatgtttgctgTTTCCTCTGTCAGTGTTTCCTCGTTTAGTCAGTTCCCAGTTTCTGAGTGGAAAATATTTGGCAGTTTATCCAAGGGGAGAGAGGCATCTTGTGGTGCTGGTTCTGAGCATAAGGAGTTTTGAGACTGGCTGATTTCTCAGGAGCAAGAATCAACATTTCAACAGCTGTAAGTATTTTTTTAGGAAAAGTCCCCTGAAAAAAGTGTGTCTGCTGCTTCACTTAATGTAGTGAATTCATGTAGTTCACTCTCCTTCTGGctttacattaaaatatttttgtaggaTGGACGTAGAGCTCATGATGAGGCTGCGCCAGGCCAGCCAGGACCTTCTGCAGAGGCTGAGAATGAAGCAGGAGAAGATGAGAAAAGAACTTCCCAGAAAGCATCTCCTTCCAGCATCTCATCATGGCATTGCATCTGCTGAGAGATTGATCCCCTTGTCCAGGAGAGTGGTATGTGCTAGAAATTCAGGGAGCAGATGGGCCTCTATGacagacagcagctctgcctgtggtTTGGTGTGCTCAAGGAGACATATGGACATGGAAGAGTTCTTAGAAAGTGGTATGTGGAATATGGAGTCTGTTAGAAAAGTCTCTTGGTTGTTGTTTACTCTGTGGTCTCAATCTGTTCTCCTGGGTTTGGAGATTAGTTCCTGCCTAAGAAAGGcaagtttctttttctaaaatagGAATGAGCATTGTGGAACAAAATCCTTCTGTTTCTTCTAAGCACAAGGGCTGAAAGTTCAATGGTTCCTGAAATTGGGAAGAGCTACATTTAGGGAAAAGCTTCCATTGGAAGTGGATCTCTTCCACTGGATCTCTTTCTTACACTCTCCAGAACataaggatttttctttttcccctgcagGAATTTAAAGGAGTGAACAGACTAGAAAGAGAGATTGATTTAGTGAGTGAAATGTTCTTACAAAAGGTGTTTGTAGTCTGACTGGTGATAATGTGTTAAGAGAGTCTGTCCTTACAGGAGGAAAATCAGGCTGATGCAGTAAAATCTGAGCCTGGAATAAAGGTGTCTgtggagcccagagctggcccAGCCCTCAGTTCATCTCCtgaacacagcagcagtgccagagggGTGCAGCAACAACAAGTGAAGGCACAGGAAGGAGCAGGTCTTGATTCCAACTTCCCTGGGAAAGAGAAGAATGTTATGCCAATGTCTGCAGTCATGTGTGGCAGAGAAGATTCCAGAGTGGATGGGGATGGTGGTGCTCAAGGAAGTCCAGAGAAAGAATCCTCCTTCCTGGGGCATGGAGAGAACAGAAAACAGTCTGCTCTGCTGCATGGTTTCCATGAGAAGTGTCATCCAGGGCTATCGCTGAGCAGAGTGCAAAATAAAGAGACTGGTGAGCAGCACATGGTCATCAGAGAGCCCCACGGCCCTAAATCAGTCTTGCTGATGCCTCAGTCCAAAGACTTGAAGGTAAATGTTAAACCAATGCTATTCTTATTTTCCTGAGTCAGCAgaatgatgaggaggaaggGCTGGGTGGATGTTACCTCCCCTGTTCCCACTGTATGAGTTGGAAATTTGGGGtcagagctgttcccagctgtAGCAGCTGTTGGCAGTTTGTTCAGGCCCTGCTTTCCTGAGCCAGTGAACTGAAAGACCAGAAATCTGTAACATTTCACTGGGAAGTGTTGTCTGGCTTGTGCAGATGCCATCCCCATGCTGAGGgagagcaggcagctgcagtgctgctgttccaCAGTTTGTCTCCTTAGGCATGAAGGGCAGGCCCTGGCTGTGATCATCCTCCATGGCAGCACAGGTTGCCTTCTCTTTGGTGATGTGTGATGCAGCTCAGCATTTTGTTTAAAGCTTTGAAAAATCCTGCTTTATTTGGCAAGTCCCTGTCTcctctttctgttttatttattgaCAAGGCAAAGAGCTGGTGAGCAAATTACTGGGAGGGGCATAGATGGAATCCAGTCTCAAACTCAGCCACAGCTGTCCCATCTGAACAGCTTCTGGTTGTTTCCTCAGCTGTGCTTTTGAATGTCCTGTCAGGTGATTAGAAGTTGTTattaattgttttctttcagaaggAAACTCGCCGTGTGACTTTCCAGCCTGACCATGAAGAAGATGCCATACCTGTCAGCAGCTGGTCTGCCCATCCTTTCCTGGGCTATGACTGGATTGCAGGTGAATCCTAACTCTGAAGCAGAGCTTTCAGAGTGGTGTGGTGATATTCAGAGTTAAAACACAGTTTGTGATCCCTTTGGGGTGTGATGGAACTGCTGTCCTAGGGCCAATGGAGCAGGTcccagcagaggggctgcagctttGTCTGAGGCCCCTCTCCAGACTAGAGGTGAGGTGGCAGTGATGTGGGAATTCAGGCAGCAAATGGCAAAGCCTGGTGAGGTCAGAAGGGATAGCAAATACCTGGAATGAATTAATGCAATAAGGACCCAAACCATACAGTAAATCTCTGGCTTGACATGCTCTGCCCTTCTCattgttattattttgtttGGACAGTATCTTGTGAGGCTTGCTTTGGTACTTTCCCAAATTTTGTAAATCATTGAAAATCATTAAATCATTCTCTTTCCTTGGTATTCTCAGGGCTTCTTGATACAAAGTCTCCAGTAACAGAAAAATCTGAGCAATActttgctgagctgcaggagttCCGACAGTCCAACAGAGAAACCTGCAttcaccagcagcacctggagtaagtggggatggggaagggctGAAACAGCAATGTTCAATCCCTTAGTAATCCCTGTAGTAATGATAAGCATAATCTGATTGGAGCAGGACATTGTGAGGGTCTTTATTTACCTCTCAGTCATGTGTGCAGTGCTGTTCAGAGGGCCAGCCCTCTGTCACTGACTGATTTTCTTGTGTGTTTCTGTAGGCCCGAGGATTACACAGGTCCTGAACAAGAACTGGATTTGATAATTGGTTCTCATAAGTGTAAGATCATATTTCTTCCTAATGCAATTTCTGTGAATAAAGAACTAAGCAGTCTGTACCTGAGAGAGCACCACGTCATGCAAGACCAGCAAGAATGTGTTATTTTCAGCTACAGCTTTTCAACCAGAATCAAAGATACCAAAGATAATTGAGTCTTCTAGGGATCCACTCTCAGTGTCATTTTAATTTGTTGGGGTTTCTTGTAATTGGCTGATGTTCTGTTTCTAAATTGAAGAGGTTgaagttttggttttgctttttagGAACTTACTTGGGGACAGGAAATGTATAAGATAtttcaggaaaagcagctctttTTATAGAATGCAGATGTGGTGCTGTGATAGAACACAGCTTTTTTGGCTGGGTTCAGGGACCTTGTGACAAACAAGAAACCTGATGAAAGTTTGTTGCTCTGTGCAGGTGTTTACTGCTATGGATTGAACGAGCGTCTCTTCACCATCCCTGTGGATTCAGAAGCTGCCTGCCCTGTGTGTAAGATCCCACGTAGCCACCAGCCCCCAGGGACTCTGAAGGAGCCAACCCATGTCAGGTAAATAAGAATTCCTGCTTTGTAATGTGCacaaatcaagaaaaaaatatagggAAGAAAATCTGATCAGGTGTAGGA
This genomic interval from Melospiza georgiana isolate bMelGeo1 chromosome 22, bMelGeo1.pri, whole genome shotgun sequence contains the following:
- the MIIP gene encoding migration and invasion-inhibitory protein, which produces MDVELMMRLRQASQDLLQRLRMKQEKMRKELPRKHLLPASHHGIASAERLIPLSRRVEENQADAVKSEPGIKVSVEPRAGPALSSSPEHSSSARGVQQQQVKAQEGAGLDSNFPGKEKNVMPMSAVMCGREDSRVDGDGGAQGSPEKESSFLGHGENRKQSALLHGFHEKCHPGLSLSRVQNKETGEQHMVIREPHGPKSVLLMPQSKDLKKETRRVTFQPDHEEDAIPVSSWSAHPFLGYDWIAGLLDTKSPVTEKSEQYFAELQEFRQSNRETCIHQQHLEPEDYTGPEQELDLIIGSHKCVYCYGLNERLFTIPVDSEAACPVCKIPRSHQPPGTLKEPTHVRVSIPRGALLPAHRYRAHRRRSFQPADDFALSSHCLAGWENMVPSSSTLLSSLDLRASLEEKPSPYPHLDPVSRLSGEARTDKVLHCLTWHT